A genomic segment from Bradyrhizobium sp. ISRA430 encodes:
- a CDS encoding MFS transporter: MTTARAIHEVGQSKKAAASGWIGSALEYYDFFIYATAASLIFPQIFFPSDNPTVAIVASLATYGVGYVARPIGAFVLGHWGDTHGRKTVLIVCMFLMGISTMAVGILPTYQQVGILAPTLLVILRLVQGFAVAGEISGASSMILEHAPFGRRGFYASFALQGVQAGQILAAAVFLPLAAYMPTEAFNSWGWRIPFLLSFFVIVAGYIIRREVEETPAFAREDERGETPRAPIIQAIKLNWKDMLRVVCMALMNVIPVVATIFGAAYAVQSAYGIGFAKDVYLWIPVLGNMLAVFVIPFVGNLSDKVGRKPPIIVGALCSGLLAFGYLYAISIKNVPLAILLSLLMWGVVYQGYNAIFPSFYPELFPTRTRVSAMAISQNIGTTITALLPALFATVAPPGSANIPLTVGAIAFGITVIAALAAVTARETYRISIDDLGDPGAVPMPRADYERRRAETANATAISPA, from the coding sequence ATGACCACGGCTCGGGCGATCCATGAGGTCGGTCAGTCCAAGAAAGCTGCTGCGAGCGGCTGGATCGGATCGGCGCTTGAATATTATGACTTCTTCATCTACGCGACCGCAGCGTCGCTGATCTTCCCGCAAATCTTCTTCCCGTCGGACAATCCCACCGTTGCCATCGTCGCATCACTGGCGACGTACGGTGTTGGATACGTGGCCCGGCCGATTGGTGCCTTCGTTCTCGGCCACTGGGGCGATACCCATGGCCGCAAAACAGTTCTTATCGTCTGCATGTTCCTGATGGGCATCTCGACGATGGCCGTCGGCATCCTGCCGACGTACCAACAGGTCGGCATCCTGGCGCCGACCCTTCTGGTCATCCTGCGTCTCGTGCAGGGCTTTGCCGTTGCCGGCGAAATCTCCGGCGCGAGCTCGATGATCCTGGAGCATGCGCCATTCGGGCGGCGCGGATTCTATGCAAGCTTCGCGCTTCAGGGCGTGCAGGCCGGACAGATCCTTGCGGCGGCGGTCTTCCTGCCGCTGGCAGCCTACATGCCCACCGAAGCGTTCAATAGCTGGGGCTGGCGGATTCCCTTCCTGCTCAGCTTCTTCGTCATCGTCGCGGGCTACATCATTCGCCGCGAAGTCGAAGAGACCCCCGCCTTTGCCAGGGAAGATGAGCGGGGAGAAACTCCGCGGGCTCCGATCATTCAGGCCATCAAGCTGAATTGGAAAGACATGCTCAGGGTTGTCTGCATGGCACTGATGAATGTCATTCCGGTCGTCGCGACGATCTTCGGCGCAGCTTATGCCGTCCAGTCTGCCTACGGCATCGGTTTCGCGAAGGACGTTTATTTGTGGATCCCGGTTCTCGGAAACATGCTGGCGGTATTCGTCATTCCCTTCGTCGGCAATCTGTCCGACAAGGTCGGTCGCAAGCCTCCGATCATCGTCGGTGCGCTCTGCTCCGGCTTGCTCGCATTCGGCTACCTCTATGCAATCAGCATCAAGAATGTGCCATTGGCGATCCTGTTGTCGCTCCTGATGTGGGGTGTCGTCTATCAGGGCTACAACGCGATCTTCCCGAGCTTCTATCCCGAGCTGTTTCCGACGCGAACCCGGGTTTCGGCGATGGCCATCTCGCAGAACATCGGAACGACTATCACGGCGCTGCTTCCCGCCCTGTTTGCGACTGTGGCGCCTCCCGGCTCGGCCAATATTCCGCTCACGGTGGGAGCGATCGCCTTCGGCATCACGGTCATTGCAGCCCTCGCAGCCGTAACTGCCAGGGAAACCTACCGGATCAGCATTGATGATCTCGGCGATCCGGGTGCAGTTCCGATGCCGAGGGCAGACTATGAGCGCAGGCGTGCGGAGACCGCAAACGCGACTGCCATTTCGCCGGCATGA
- a CDS encoding 3-keto-5-aminohexanoate cleavage protein produces MNPVVVAVAITGSVPRKKDNPAVPIAPSEQIESTHEAFEAGATLAHIHVRNDDETPSSNPQRFAEVQEGIKKHCPGMIVQFSTGGRGRDPSARGSALYLKPDMASLSTGSVNFPTIVYENSAALVEQLATGMKAGGIRPEIEIFDLSHLHGARRLIEAGLIDEHPHVQFVMGVKNAMPADEYVLDILLGELKRLMPKSTWTAAGIGRHQAEVMGWALSRGADAVRTGLEDNIRIDKDRLARSNAELVALACEAVARDGRHVATPAEARSALRIAG; encoded by the coding sequence ATGAACCCTGTTGTTGTTGCTGTCGCGATTACCGGTTCCGTTCCGCGCAAGAAAGACAATCCGGCAGTGCCGATCGCGCCGTCCGAGCAGATCGAGTCGACGCACGAGGCCTTCGAGGCCGGCGCGACCCTCGCGCATATTCACGTTCGAAATGATGACGAAACGCCATCCTCGAATCCCCAGCGCTTTGCGGAGGTGCAGGAGGGTATCAAGAAGCATTGTCCGGGCATGATCGTTCAGTTCTCGACTGGAGGGCGCGGCCGCGATCCGTCGGCGCGCGGGTCGGCGCTCTATCTGAAGCCCGACATGGCGTCTCTGTCGACCGGATCGGTGAACTTTCCGACCATTGTCTACGAAAACAGCGCTGCCCTGGTCGAGCAGCTCGCCACCGGCATGAAGGCAGGCGGCATCCGTCCCGAGATCGAGATCTTCGATCTGTCGCACCTGCATGGCGCCCGCCGCCTGATCGAGGCGGGACTGATCGATGAGCATCCCCACGTGCAGTTCGTGATGGGCGTCAAGAACGCAATGCCGGCGGACGAGTATGTCCTCGACATCCTTCTGGGGGAGCTCAAGCGGCTGATGCCGAAATCGACCTGGACCGCGGCGGGGATCGGGCGCCACCAGGCTGAAGTCATGGGCTGGGCGTTGTCGCGGGGAGCCGATGCGGTTCGCACCGGGCTCGAGGACAATATCAGGATCGACAAGGATCGCCTGGCCAGAAGCAACGCGGAGCTCGTGGCCCTTGCTTGCGAGGCGGTCGCGCGTGACGGCCGACACGTCGCCACCCCGGCCGAGGCGCGATCGGCGCTCAGAATTGCAGGGTAG